A region of Cellulophaga sp. RHA19 DNA encodes the following proteins:
- a CDS encoding T9SS type A sorting domain-containing protein, with amino-acid sequence MKQLYLVLFFAFSTVVAFGQDTKKVSDIEGLKLYPNPVTNGKIYISTKKNAPKKILVFDVLGTKALDTKLIGKELNVSNLDAGVYVIRIFEKDKVATRKLIIK; translated from the coding sequence ATGAAACAATTATACCTTGTATTATTCTTTGCTTTTTCTACAGTGGTTGCCTTTGGGCAAGACACTAAAAAGGTGTCTGATATTGAAGGTTTAAAGCTTTACCCCAACCCTGTGACTAATGGCAAAATCTACATTAGTACTAAAAAAAATGCTCCTAAAAAAATATTAGTTTTTGATGTTTTAGGAACAAAAGCACTAGATACTAAATTAATTGGCAAAGAGTTAAATGTTTCTAATTTAGATGCTGGCGTATATGTAATACGCATTTTTGAAAAAGATAAAGTTGCCACACGTAAACTTATTATTAAATAG